Genomic window (Falco cherrug isolate bFalChe1 chromosome 4, bFalChe1.pri, whole genome shotgun sequence):
CCCCCCGCGCCCGAGTCCCCTCCCGGGGACCTTCCCGGCAGCCCGCGCTGGCGCTGCCCCAGCCAAACAAAGCGGTCGCAGCCGTTCAAACGCAGCCTCCGCGGGGCCCTGCCCGCGGGCCGGTGCCGTCGCCTGGGAGGATCCCGGCGGTCGTCTGCGGTCCCTGTACGTGGCTGCCCTGCCCGTGCCGCCGGGCGTGGAGCGGGGCTGGGCGCTGGGAGCGCGACGGGTGCGGGCGGAGCGAGGCCTGCGGGGGGAGGGccggcccgcggcggcgggaggtCCCTGCTCCGGCGCCGAGGCTCGGTGGCGGCGCCGGGAGCGGCGCGCCCGACCCGAAACGCTGCCCCGCTCCGGCCGCCCCGGCGCTTGCCCGTGTACCGACAGGCCGCCGGGGCGGACCGAAGGCGGCGGAGCGCGCagcgccgccccggccccgcgggcgaGGAGGGAGCGGAGCTCCGCCGGTGCCGGATCCCGGCTCGCTGTTCCCCTGCCCCTTCGTCcccgcggcgggaggcggcggggccgggagcgccCGTGCTGCGGCCGCCCTCGGGGCCGTGCCCCGGGGGAGCTCCACGTCAGCCCCGGAAGGGCCCGGTGGCCCGTGGCCGCCGTGCCAGGCGGCGCTTGGCGCTGGCTCGTAGGGCTGGCAGCGCCGACCGAGCCGCAGCCTCCGGTGCTGGTGTCTGCCCGGTGCTGTCAAGGCTTCAGCCCGGTGTCCGCCTCGGTCCTGCACCCGTACTGAGCGGGGTTACCTGTGTGGCCGGCCTCAGAAAGCACCGGCTTCGCGGCTTCCTTAGAGGGGTTGCAGGATGGGGGGGGGTTGTCTTCTGAACTTTTCATCCTTCTCTGTAGTAACAACCTTGGTAATCGCTGCAGAGTTTGGAGGTGAGCCCCGGTTTCCGATGGCTGCACTGTTGAATCGCTACATAGTTttggaacagcagaaaaaaggagaTTTTGGGGGTTCCTCTTAAGTCTTCAGCAGTAGCTTCCGAGCATCTGGCCTGCCCTGTCTCGAGGCCTGAGGCCGGGTCTTGCAGTGCACACTGGCAGCTGAGCCATGGACAAGCTCAAGACTTCTGTTGATGCACACGTTTGTATTTCAGGGCTCTTAGCCTAACAACTGTGCCATGATGCACtgtttgtctgttttcctgCAACACTTAGAAAGCATGCCCTGGCACTGTAGGATGTTATGCCTGCTCAATGTTAACCTTTCTCAAACGTCTTGCTTTCGCTACGAGGAACAAACATCATGTTACGCTTTGCAGTGATTTatttgtttcctcttcagaTACCTGAAAGACAGTAGAAATTCAATATATGTTTGCGGTTTAGGCTTTGCAACTCTCTCTGCTGGAAAGGCTGCACCTTTGGAGGCCGGAGGCTTAAAGCTGCATAACACTTTAAAGAGAGGCTAATGTTGACTGTGCAGGTAAAGGCAGGGCAGTGAGATACTTGGCATTTATTATTCTTGTCTGAATCTGGTCAAGTCCATCTGTAGGTAGGTGCCGAGATCTCTCCAAGGCTGCTCCGTCCCTGAGGGTCAGGCTGGCCATGGGTGTGCTGTTGTGCAGCTAACCCAGCTGACCAAATAGCcattgagaaaataaaaccccaggGTAAAGCAGCTGCACAACTGTGGCATGGCACTACTGTCCGTTGAAGATTCGGCGGGGATCTGACTCTTCCCTGCTTCACCCCAGCATGAGTTTCAGAAGAAGCTTTGCTTGCACCTCCCCAGGGTAAAAGGTGCCTGCATCCAAGAGCAGGTGTGCAGCTGAGACAGAAGGGAAAAGTCAACCTTCCCAGACACGAGTCAGCTCAGTGGTCACACAACTAACTTTTAATTCTTGGGAAATTTGGCGTTCAAACCCTGGTAATCAGGGCTGCAGAAAGGCTGGGGACAAGCGGGTGGCAGCGCAGCCGgtgggtgtatgtgtgtgcaggCAAGCAGGGAAGCTTTATCCCGAGGGACTTGCAGGACAGATGCTGGGGACCTCCTCTTCATCAGGTTTGCCTTCTGGAGCTGGGGCTTGCACTGGCACAGAAACAAGTGGTGAAGAAAAGCCTGCTGCTTGCCCTAAGGCTAATGGTTGGGTACCTTCACCTGGGTTGTAGGAAACTTGAGTTCatgctcttcctccttctcagACCTTAAATCCACTCTGGCCTGAAGGGAGCTCGGGTGTGTGCAAGTGCtgccttctttctcctctcttgaGGCTATTCCATTTTGTATATAGTATTTTCTGGGCCAGAGAGTGGAGGAGCTAAGGACATAATTCTGGTGATGATGAAGGTTGCTCCAGGCTCTCATCTGTGGTTCTGTAGATGTTACTGTGTGCGGAGTTATGGAGTAGAAGTGTTACAGCAGCGATGCCTGGTTAAAGGTTACAGCTAAATACTTGAAGACTTTAGGCATTGCAAGggttcagcagctgctgaagaaagGATGGCTGATGCGAAATTTGGACAGATGCCTAAACTGGCAGGCTGAAGTGAAATTCCTTTTGGAGGCCTGGCTGTATAACAAAATATGCAGCTCTTCACACAAATGCATGTGTCCAACTGGCTGAGTAAGGTCTCGAGAGTCAACCCACTGATGGGCAAAACTTGGAGCCTGTGGTGCTGCATGACAGTCCTCTGCAGCTGTAGCTCTGGGCTGAGTGTTCCAGTTACCGTGTCTTCCCCCTAGGAGTGTGCTTCCCGCTGCAAAACAAGGGGTGTGGGCAGGGGAAGGATGCTTGCAGACCCACGAGTAATCTCACTGAAGCTATCCTAGCTCGCAGGGGAACATCGCTGTGTCCACACAGGCACAATTGCAGAATCGGGGCTTGCAAAATGacttgcagctgtggctggcgCACAGTGCGATAGCCGGGTAGGTGGAAGCAAGCTGCAGTTTTGGAAAAGGGGACTTCTAGTGCCCCCACGCAGCTCACAGTGCTTGTGCTTTGTATGGAAACCTCCAAGCCAAGCAAACTTTGTGGTGCTGCTCTATTTTAGAAATAGCAAAGGCTGAGTCAGCCCAGATGAGATTGTTCCAGGGACTTTCTGGAGGAGATGAAACCATTCCGTTTTCCTGATatccacagaaatgaaaaggggTAAAGGCAGAGAGGAAGCTCACATGATTGCAGTGCTGTGAATTTGCTTCCACTGATGCGCTCcctttccctgtccccctgcaaaGCCACCACTTGAATGAACTTCTTCCAGGTGGTGTAAGAAATGTTCAGAGGAACCACTtcaccccagcctggccctgagaAGTGAAGGGAACTCCATTCCCGATGCAAAATCACAGGTCTAGGAAGATACCTGAACCTTTCCCTCTCAttgaatggatttttatttttaccttgtgCAAAAACTATTGGAGAGTAACACATCTTGTAGGCCAGGTGAGTGTAAAGGTCTCATCTCAGTGGGTGTGTAACTTGAGCAGCTGCGTTGCGTAAGCTGCGAGCATGACAGGCCGCAGCCCCATTGGGAAAATCCCCTCTGGAGAGGCAGAAAGAGGAGAAGGGGGTGGACTCAGCTGTGGAAATGGGGAGCATGTTTAGTACAGAAAAGCTGCAAGTTCGCAGCAGGACCTGCATAAAAAAGGCGTAGCTAGAGATGGAGCCAGACCCGAGCTGTCAGGGAGGTTGACTTTTGTGATCTTGGAGGAAATTGCTGGAAAACTATTGTTTGGAAGGATGACCTATTGCTTTCCCTGGCAACTCTTTTCTCCTGCCTGACAGGGTAGAGACTAGCAGCTGTGTGCTTTGTGTATGCCCTTGTGGTGTAAGTGAGCAGGATTTCAGCTGGATTTCACCCTGGCCCTTCTGCCTGTGCTTGCCTCCTGCTCGCCAGCTGGACCCTGACCTGCAGCTTGCTTTTCAGCGTCTTCTCTGAAATGGGTTTCCAGGTGCGGGTCTACCGCTGATcagtaaatatgtatttttcaaaaaagcccTGCTGTAAAGGCAATTTTTTCGAAGCATAAGGAGCCTGGATGAAGCTACCCTTGAGCCCCAGGGTGCTGATGATATCTCCAtggagctgctgcccacagaCAGGCACTGCTGGCGTGGAGCCACGTGCTGCAGTAAGAAGCCATCCTGGCCAGACTCCCCATCCTGCTATCCCTCCAGAAAATGGGAGGCTGTGGGGAACAGCTTGCATTGGGAATGCTGAGCTGACATGAGCAGGGCAGGTATGGTCCATGCCTCCCGTGAGCTGTCGCTGAGCCCGGGAAGGCAGGGTGGTGGGAGCTCTGCGGAGGGCTGTGGAAGGTCTGGAAGGGATGAGCAGGCTAAGGAGCTGGGACCTGGGGATGTTACAAAGCAACCTAGGTCTTCAGTGAGGAGGGAGCTGGCGGAGATGCTGTGTAGAGTCAGCACATCTCCATGGTGCTGTCATCATCTTTCCTCCTGTGCAGAGGCTGGACGAAAGCTGCACACGTGGGGTGCTGGCTTTCCTGGGTTTATGTAAACTTTATGTTTCTGTTGCTGGCTGTTCAGATAGCTacactgctttgctttggttcTAGTGTCCTCTGGCCACGTCTTGAAACGCCCTGGGAAAAGGGCAGAGTATCTTGCCAAGGCCCGAGCTCCTGTACCGGCAGCCACAGGAAGCTCCAGGTGGTGGTTTCCTTGTGGCATCCCCCCTTGGCATGGGGAAGGTTGGGTGTTCCTGACCTTTCCTCTTGCTCTGCAATTGCAGTATCTGCATCCAGGGACATGTTTTTCTCTATCCACTCCCCCAGCTCTTATCTACAAGGTCCCTAATGCACATAGCAGGGCATGGGGTGATTTGTAGATGTAAACAGATCTGGGTCAAAGTACAGTCTGTATCTCTGGAGTTAATGTCTCTCTCTTTTGCCATGGAAGGAGTAAAACGCAGAGGGGCACAACTCCTGTGTCAAACTAAGTGGCTCCATTTCTCCCTGTGGCTGATGGCAGTGTTTTGGTGGCCAAGGAAGCACAGAGACTATTGTACCTTTTTAAGATCCACATGTGCCTGGGGAAGTGGGGTTTGGAAAATGTTCCTATATTACATCTGCTTGGCAGTGACCACTTGAGGTAGCCTCTACTATACATTGCTAATCCGAGAAGTGTTTTGTTGCCTTGTGGGAATGCTTGGAGGCTATTTATCTCAGTGAGGCAAACCCCAAACTTATGTCCTTTAGGCAGCAGTTGCAGCACTGAGTGTCCAAGAAACACCTGCAGATGAAGGAGGCTGGTagtatacatacatacaagcTTATGTATACACATAAATAGGTATATCTCCATTTAGGTATAactgtatatacacacatacacaacaTGAAGTGCTGTCCATCCTGACCTGGCCTCATCATGATGCCTGCAGCAAGGGAAGGGGCTGGTCCCACCTCTGGGGTGCAACCCAGAGGAGACATGCATGCAGGCTCTGTACCAGCAGCGCAGTCCCTGTTATGCCACCCACGCATGCAGAGCGAGTGTGACTGTGTCCTGAGCCTCTGTCCCCTGACTGACACCACCAGCCATGGCTGTGCACGTGGGGAGAAAGAGGAAGTGCAGGAGGTACAGTCATGACGTTTATAGTTGTGCCGCCTTTACCACTGGTATATAAATTGTTGCCTTTGCTTCTCCCAAAGGTATGGGACAGTGTCATCTCCAGACCCAAagggcaggctctgcagcaccaACGGTTTCCCTGCAGTAGTTATCAACGTGGGCATCCTCAGTTCTGCTTGCCGTAactttccagcccaccaaggaAGCACAGGGCTATGGTGGGGACCTGCCGGCCTCGTGCgatgagctgctgcttgccaaGACTCCTGGTGAGCTTCCCaggatgctgagctgctgcttgggaTCCTGACTGCTCCCATTTCCtcactctgctgctggcagcgtGGAGTCAATGTCCAGTTTGGGGCGCTGGGCAGAGCCAAGCCTGTTACTATCCTCTGTGCTCTTGGTGGACtgggaggccaggctggaccCCCCACTCTAAAGGGGGCTCCACGTGAGCAAGGGACAGGTTTTGGGCTCTCTGTCATCGCTGTGCTGGGAAGAGCCATCTCCTTCCTCCTGTCTGGCTGGGACCAGCGTCACTGCTGGAAGCAGGGGATGGCGCTGCATGGACCAatggctggggctggtggctggtcagCAGAGCACTAGAGCACTAGTGGAGTCCGAGCACCAccgcagggctgggggctgccaggggggctgccagcacccctgCAGCGGCTGCGCCCCAGGGATGTAGGTGCTGGGCGCAGGACAGGCTCTGGGAGCGATGGGCCGGCTGGATGACCACGCCAAGAGGAGGATCGTGGAGCTGCGCAGGGCCGGGCTGAGCTTCCGCAAGATCAAGAAGGTGCTGGAGCTGGATGGCATCCGGGTGACACCGCAGGCCGTGTACCTCTTCCTCAAGCGGAAAAGCGTGGAGCCCGTGGTGGCGGCGGccagctgggatggggagcagccctggcccCCACTGCGGGGGCACGAGGCTGAGCCACCCAAGCCGCTGGGTGCCTGCCCCACCGCAGTGCCCGGCAGGGGTCCCACGGGCAGCCGAGCACTCTGCCCTGCTGGCGGCCAGGACACCAAGGAGGGCATCCAGATCGTTAGCGTGGCCTCACTCTGCCAGGGCAGCGGGCAGCTCGGGGAGGCcctgcctgtggggctggggctgccccccgGGAACGGTAAGGCCTGGCTCCCCACAGGGGTTCACCACCATGGCCTCCCCCGGCAgcgctgggctggggaaggggctccccattccctgtcccccaccGAGGCATCCCCGAGGGCCACCTTCCAAGGCGTTTTTCTCGCTGTCCCTTGCAGGTGATGACAGCTGCACAGGTGCCCCCGtggccctggggagcagctcccctTCGGGGGGCACGGCCGCCCCgccacagcccctgcccagccgaGGGCGGCTGGTCGCACCCTCTGCCAGGAACCCAGCCCTGATGGCGAAGAAGAAGATGATCATGGACAGGGCTATCCTGCAGAAAAAGGTAGGATGCCAGACAGGGTGGGAGAGCCTGTCTGCTCCAGCCAGGAGCTGTTGCAGTGCTGCCCGCCAGGGTGGCCCTGCTGCATCTAAACCacgcagctggggcaggctaTTGTGGCTGAAAGGCTCCCGAAATGCCCCCCGGCCTCCGCTAGCCGCACTCCAGTTATCCTTGACCCTGGCACTTGGCAAGCTTGTCTGTGTGCCAGGGCCACGGGGCACGCAGCCAGCACTCGCTGCTGCCCTCGATGCAGGCCACGATCACGCCAGTTTCTGCCAGCGTTGGCCCCCAACCTGCAGCTCACAGACCCCCTCTTTAAAGCTCAGTTTCCGTACCAGCTCAGGAGTTTCCTCAAGCCACCACGAGGACGGCAGTGACCAAGTGGCTTGGTGCCGCACCACGAGATGAAGGGCAGTGGCAGGCCAGGATGGGGTgacgcagccaggacagcagccCTCTGGGACACGTCATCCCTAACGTGTACACCCCTGCCTCGCCATGCCATGAGACCCCCAGGCTGTGGCCATGCAGGCATTGTCCCAGCAGGTCCTTGTCTGTGCAGCCCTCCTGCCCACCATGGTGGGCATGCAGCCAGCTGGCCAGCCCCACGGccaagcccagctctgct
Coding sequences:
- the LOC114016760 gene encoding uncharacterized protein LOC114016760, which translates into the protein MGRLDDHAKRRIVELRRAGLSFRKIKKVLELDGIRVTPQAVYLFLKRKSVEPVVAAASWDGEQPWPPLRGHEAEPPKPLGACPTAVPGRGPTGSRALCPAGGQDTKEGIQIVSVASLCQGSGQLGEALPVGLGLPPGNGDDSCTGAPVALGSSSPSGGTAAPPQPLPSRGRLVAPSARNPALMAKKKMIMDRAILQKKVKDASTQTALLNAMSPGNQNLAWGGPVLPPAPSSHAIAEKLDAVQTEIQKLSQALHAVLERQCHLERQQEHQQRLQQEVLMTLQQLSSTVSHGAVPANQPCIPFSSMAEPSPTMPNFSQFKMELI